The Sphaerisporangium siamense genome includes the window AGGGCATCGGAGGCCGCAACGGCTGGTACTCCCTGCCCCTCGCCTGGGACGTCCGCGGGCTGCTCGACCGCGTGTTCGGCGGGGTCGGCCTGCGCCGGGGGAGGCGTGACCCCGCGCGGCTGCGGGTCGGCGACGCCCTGGACTTCTGGCGGGTGGAGGAGATCGAACCCGGCCACCTGCTGCGGCTGCGCGCCGAGATGCGCCTGCCCGGGCTGGCGTGGCTGGAGCTGACCTGCCGCCGCGACCACGGCCGCACCGTGTACGGGCAGCGGGCCGTCTTCCACCCGCGCGGACTGCTCGGGCACCTCTACTGGTGGGGCGTCTCGCCGTTCCACGGGCTCATCTTCGGCCGCATGCCGCGCAACGTGGCCAAGGCGGCGGAGACATTCGCGGGTTCCCGTTCCTGAATTACCAGATATCGGGCAAAATACCGAGTCTCCGGCAAAGACATGCGCCCTGGTATCTCCGACGTATAACCTTCGCACGCTGATGTGGCGTAAGCGCAGAGGGAATACAGAAGGAATACGGTGTGGCGCGTTCGTGGGCTGAGTCGCCGGGGGAGGTCGCGCACTCCTGGGCGGAGCTGCCCGCGGACCGGGTCGTGCTGCTGGCCGGCGCCGGCGCCGCCGCGCACGCCCTGACCGCAGAGCCGCCGCCCGACGCCGCGCCTGCGATCCTCACCTGTGTCCCGGTCGTCGCGCGGTCCGTCGCGGAGGCCGCCGGCCACATGCTCGACGCCCTCCAGGACGCCGCCCTCGACCTGTTCCCGGCCTGGCTCCCGGACGCCGCCGGCATCCAGGCCGGAGCCGCCGGCACCCTCGCCGTCCGAGCCCTCGCCCTGCGCACCGCCGCCACAAGCCCCCATTTCGGCCCCTTCCTCGCCGCCCTCGCCGAATCCGCCCTCCACCACACCGACGGCACCCCCCGCCGTACCGCCTCAGGTGGCCCTCCTGACGCACGCTCAGGGGGTTTTCCCGGCGCGCGGTCCGGCACGGGCGCCTTTGCCCGGACGTCTCGGTTCGGACCTGAGGTGCGCGCGGCCGGGCTGGCCCGCGTGCTCGCCGCCGGGTTCCAGCGGTCCGGGACCGCGCTTCTCGTACCGGTGCCGGAAGACTTCTCCCGCGCCGACCAGGACGTCCTGCTCGCCGCCGCCGAATGGCTGGCCGCGCGGGGCGGCTTCGGCGTGTGGCTGACCGGAGCCCTCTCCGCGCCCGCCGACCGCGTCACGCACGTGACCCTGCGCCTGCCGTCGCCCACGAGCGCCGATCCCGGGCTCTCTCCCCCTTCCACGCTCCCGCCGCGCGCCGTGACCTTCCCCGCCGTGACCGGGATGCCCCACCCCGCGAGCCACGCCGAGAAAGCCCTGGAAAGAGCCCTCGCCGCCCGCCCCTGGTCACACGGCCGCGCCTGGAACCAGACCTACAGGTCCGGCCCCCTCGCCAACCCGATCCGCGTGGACCTCATCTGGCGCCGCGAACGCTGCATCGTCGAAATCGACGGCGAGGACCACCACAGACCCGACCGCTACGCCGCCGACCGCCTGCGCGACGTCCAGTTGCAACTCGACGGCTACGCGGTGCTCCGCTTCACCAACGCCCAGGTCCTGATGGACGTCGAAGCCGTCGCCGCCCGTCTGGAGCGCTACCTCACAACCCGCCGCGACACACTCGCGAAAGGATCCCCCCGTGTCTGACGAGAAATTGTCCCTCCCCGAACTCGCCGTCCTGGTCGCCCTCATGCGGGAGGCCAGCGAGGTCTCCAACGCCGGCCTGGAAGAGAAATACGGCTTGCGGCTCGACGGAAAGCGTCGCGTGAAGC containing:
- a CDS encoding endonuclease domain-containing protein encodes the protein MARSWAESPGEVAHSWAELPADRVVLLAGAGAAAHALTAEPPPDAAPAILTCVPVVARSVAEAAGHMLDALQDAALDLFPAWLPDAAGIQAGAAGTLAVRALALRTAATSPHFGPFLAALAESALHHTDGTPRRTASGGPPDARSGGFPGARSGTGAFARTSRFGPEVRAAGLARVLAAGFQRSGTALLVPVPEDFSRADQDVLLAAAEWLAARGGFGVWLTGALSAPADRVTHVTLRLPSPTSADPGLSPPSTLPPRAVTFPAVTGMPHPASHAEKALERALAARPWSHGRAWNQTYRSGPLANPIRVDLIWRRERCIVEIDGEDHHRPDRYAADRLRDVQLQLDGYAVLRFTNAQVLMDVEAVAARLERYLTTRRDTLAKGSPRV